The Bombina bombina isolate aBomBom1 chromosome 9, aBomBom1.pri, whole genome shotgun sequence sequence ACTATAAGGATATTCTCAAAGTGAGTAATATCAAAATTGAGATTCTTTAAAATGGCACAGACAActgcattcacacaaaataactttattgggagagagaaaaaaatgtagtagtccggctggactagtactcacgcacacacatacggttaaaacttgctggaactcagacagTACAGTTAATCTGGAATGCACCTGTTAAGTACAAATCACTCCCTTACAAGAGATATTttgatatatgtgtttatacaggtAATTGactcctgtaggtaagtgagtgtaTCGTTGGCAGTTATAGTGGAGTGTGTCCGGTAAGTACTTTTACAAAGAAGCACAACACTGTTGTGTATAATACAAAATCAGATTTTTCAGTTTGTGTGCTACAAATGTGAAGTtgcacaagttcccattgctctaaagccaccaaaagctctactgaagagactgatatggactacggctacaccctagaacaaagcagcacaatcctgtactactttaaaaataataaaatcttgactgaagaatcttttctaacacctaactttacctcttcctagcactaacgtaggcaaagagaatgactggagtgggagggaagggaggagctatttaactgctctgatgtggtgctctttgcctcctcctgctgaccaggaggtgaatatcccattagtaattaagatgatccgtggactcatagtgtcttaaaaaagaaatttaaaaaccaTTCTGCACAAGAAAGCATCAGCCTATAGCTAAAGGATGTGATCTGAGATTTCTACTGACCGACACAGAGCAGACTGTTACACTTGTTAAGCAACAGTTACGTACACACTGTGtgtactacacagcatacacacacacacatatatatatatatatatatatatatatatatacacacacatacatatacacacagcacacacacacacatatatatatatatatatacacacacaaatatatatatacacacacacagcatacacaaacatatatatatatatacacacagcatacacacacacacacattatatatatatatatatatatatatacacacacatatatatatatatatatatacacaaacacacacacatatatatatatatatatacatacacacacacacacacgcatacatatatacacacacacatacatatatatatacacacacacatatatatatatatatatatatacacacacacatacatatatacacacacacatatatatacacatatatatatatatatacacacacacatacacacacataaacacatatatatatatatatatatacacacacacacacatatatatatatatatatatatatatacacacacacatatatatatatatacacacactacacacacacacatatatatatatatatatatatatacacacacacacacacacacatatatatatatatatatatacacacacacacacacatatatatatatatatatacacatatacacacacatatatatatatatatatatatatatatatatatatatatacacacacacacatacacacacatataaatatatatacacacacatatatatatatatatatatatatatacacacacacacatatatatatatatatacacacacacacacatatatatatatatatatatacacacacacatatatatatatatatatatatatatactacacacacacatatatatatatatatatatatatatatatatatatatatacacacacacatatatatatatatatatatatacacacacacatatatatatatatacacacactacacacacatacatatatatatatatatatatatatatatatatatatatatatatatatgtgtgtgtgtgtgtgtgtagtatatatatatatatatatatatatatatatatatatatgtatgtgtgtgtagtgtgtatatatatatatatatatatatatatatatatatatatatgtgtgtgtgtgtgtgtatatatatatatatatatatatatatatatatatatatatatatatatatatgtgtgtgtgtgtgtgtgtatatatatatatatatatatatatatatatatgtgtgtatatatatatatatatatatatatatatatatatatatatatatatatatatgtgtgtgtgtatatatatatatatatatatatatatatgtgtgtgtgtatatatatatatatatatatatatatatatatgtgtgtgtatatatatatatatatatatatatatatatgtgtgtgtatatatatatatatatatgtgtgtgtatgtgtgtatatatatatatatatatatatatatatgtgtgtgtatatgtgtatatatatatatatatatatatatatatatatatatatatatatatgtgtgtgtgtgtgtatatatatatatatatatatatatatatatatatatatatatatatatatatatgtgtgtgtgtgtgtgtagtatatatatatatatactacacacacacacatatatatatatatatatatatatatactacacacacacacacacacacacacatacatatatatatatactacacacacacacacacacatatatatatatatacacacacacacacacatatatatatatatatacacactacacacacacacatatatatatatatatatatatatatatatatactacacacacacacatatatatatatatatatatatatatatatatatatatatatatatatatatatatatatacacacacacacacacacgtatatatatatatatacatacatacacatatatatatatatatatatatatatacgatacacacacacacacatatatatatatatatatatatatatatatatatatatatatatatatatatatatatacacacacacatacacacacacacatatatatgctagtaatgagacaagcaaacttggaaaacactttaataaaggtgaaacagcaattaaacaaaaacgttactgtgcctttaagagaaaaaaaccaacacttaaactgcaaaacagtataaaaatatagcaaagtctttgaaatttttacagtgtgtgtaagggactaaagcaacattgcacccacttgcaaatggatggttaaccccttaggccccaaaacggattaaaaaaaaaaccgtaaaaaaacgttaaaagacagtttagcaccctgccacagctctgctgaggctcctacctgccctcaagtacgatttggtgcagaaataaaccccttgttatggtcctcaggtgccagaggactcctttagggaagctggatgtctcagtctgaattaaaactgcgcatttagaacgctaaaataggcccctcccaccatgtactggatgccagaggggccttaagaaaatactcctaggagtatctgactagccatgtggaaaactaggccccaaataaagagttatctccctcagagaaaaaacgtcctatttatgaagacatgtaaacgttttgtcactaagtaatatgagtattaaagggttataaatattttcttttttcaacTAATAAAAACATGTCATCAGCTAGGTAAAGGTTTACATATTTAATCccacttactttgatttttaaaCGAAGTTTGCTtcagaataaaaattatatttttatttctcctcCAAACGGCACTAATGCCCGCCCCTAAATGTAGGCTGGGTTTTCTCATTACCTATGCAATTCCATTAATCAATAGCAGGGCAGCAAGGataatctaatttgcatatttagaTTAGAACTGTTATTTGGGCTTGTCATGTATGTACAAGAGAAGTTATTCTCCTGTCTGGCCAGTGCCAGAAAACTGCCTGAAGCACAGTGAGTGGCTGCGGCATGcatggttagtgtaggttgtaagcggcAAGATGAGTGACAGATGAGACAGATACATCAGCGGCTGTGATCAGTTAAACATATTTATTTCCTCTAAAGCACACGCTCCTATCAGGTTCCTTACCGGGATTCCTGTGACACTGTCTAATTAGTGAGTATTGCCTGAGTCAGTGGGGCACCGAGGACACAATGTCACTGAAAGGAGCTGAGCAGGCAGTTTGCTCCCTACACTGGGACATCCCTGGTCCCACAAGCAGAGGTCTTAAGCTTCTACAACTAACACTCAGCAAATGAGCATCCATGGGCAGGCTTATGATGTATACACATTACTCAGCAGGAAAACAAGATTTTACACTAACTGCACCAGCATCCTCACCACTCCTAACACTAACGCTGTATGCTCGACGCTGCAAACAGCCCACTGTCTAGGAGCTACTGCAGCGGAGACAGCTCGTTTGTCACAACGATCAGATGTACCAGAGACCTCACGGAACAAGCCCAAACCCCTCCAGACCAGGGAATACAGGAACAAATGATAGTGGAGCCGGAACTTCTTCCACATAAAATATATGAACCTTATTGTCACATTAATAAAACCACAGTATATGGACAATAAAGGTCATATGTTTTGTATGGAATAAGTACCGGCTCCACTGTCATTTGTAATTTGAGGGCAATCACATGATCTGTTCCTAGTAATACCCCGCCCGCACTCTGCTCCGGCTCCTAAGCTTGACAATGAGATTTGCGCATGCGTGGATCACAGAGAAGACAGAATGCGCAAGCGGGCCGCCATgactgttctacctaggtagaacagttTGATTTGATATACATAATGAGGATCCGGAGGGGTTTGGCAGGataaaggtttatttttgtaaattgcaGGTAAACAAACAAAAATTGCTTAAAGATGTTATTTGCAAAGTAAAAGTTTAAGTCACAAAGTTTGCAAtcgtgtaaagtttttttttaggtttactatccctttaacatgagtattaccctgtttgtaagcatgatcccagtcgctgtaaaatcactgcatcaggcttacctcaaatacacaaggctctatcagcattttctagaactcatttcatctctctagaaataaaaatactgaacatacctcaaagcaggtaatctgcagaccgttcccccaactgaagttgtcccatactctccagttatgtgtgagaacagcaatggaccttagttacaaaccgctaagatcatcaaccctccaggcagaattcttcttctaacttctgcctgagagaaaaacagtacaacgccggtaccgtttaaaaataacaaactcttgattgaaggtaaaactacactaattcaccacatatctcttgatacttcctttcttgtcgagagttgcaagagaatgactgggggtggcagttaggggaggagctatatagacagctctgctgtgggtgtcctcttgcaacttcctgttgggaaggagaatatcccacaagtaatggatgaacccgtggactggatacaccttacaagagaaagatagtTCTCCAGTACTCCAGTTAATCTGTGGGTTATGTTTGCGAAGCCATGTAATACCCAAGATGACAGGAAATAAAGGTGACGGAACAATATCCCAGACAACAATCTCCTGATGCCGGTCTCCGATACAGAGAAATATGGAGTATGATTCTTGGGTAACTGGACCAGTCTTCAAGGTACTGCCATCCACCATATGAAGTAGTGAAGGTTGTTTTTTCTGTCTAATAGGAATGCGTAATTGGGAGGCTAGGTTGACATAAAAAAAAGCATCTGCTGGCACCAGAATCAATGATAGCAGAAAGTTAAACGGTGTTCTCGCCCAGCTGCAGGAAAACAGAAATGACAAGGTGAGAAGAATTGTAAATGGGTAAATTAAGACAGGTAGCCTGAGCTACTAATATACCCGTTACAGGTATAATGGGACAGTCTTTTAAAACATGGCCAGGGTTGGCACAATATAGACAAAGATGGAGACTCCGTCTTCTAGCTCTTTCTACTGCAGACAGGGGTCCGTGAACCAGCCCAATCTGCATGGGTTCTGCTACATAAGTAGTCTCAGCAGCAGGTGACATTACAGGAATCGGGGGAGGATAGTAGTCTGATCGTCTAGGAAATGGTAGCATGACATTCTGTTTTTCCTGCCTCTTTTCACAAAAGCGACAATCCAATTGAGTCACTGCTACAATCAATTCTTCTAGGTTAGCAGGGACCCCCATCCGGGCAAGTTCGTCTTTAAGTTGGTCAGACCAATGCAAAACTGATCAATGAGAGCCACATTGTTAAGTGCTGTATCAgaggccacctccctgaaatgtaGTTCTCCACTGATCTCCTTCCCTGCCGTAAAGATCGTAAGGTGCCACGGGCAGTAGCAGAGCGTAGAGGATCATCATAGAGGACATTTATAGCGGTGACAAAATGACTCCCAGGTATTGAGAGCTGGATGGTCACTATGCAGGAGTTGATGTGCCCATGTTTGAGAAGGGCCTGCCCTGTGAGTAATGAAATTGAAGTGCGCACCTTAATATAATCGGTAGCATAGGCGCAGGGTTTCAGGGAATGTAATAATTCACAAGAAGTGACGAAAGCTCGGTATGTCTTGCGATCCCCAGCAAATTTTTCAGGTAAGGCAATTGTTGGTTCACTTGCCAGGACCTCATACCTAGGAGGTGGGACTGCAGAAGGGGCAACAGTAGTGCGTTGTTCCTTAATTCTAACTTGCTGTAACAAGGACTCATGACTGATTTGTAGGTCCTGAGGGGTTTGGGTCATTACAGCTAACTGTTGGGAGAGAGACGCTATAGTGTTCCATGATAGGCTGAGTTATGTCTGGGAGCAGGGCTACCCTGTGTGCAGGAGAAACCCAATAGCAAGAAGCGCACAAATCCAAAGCAAGATACAGACAAGGAGGATCCAAAAAGGCGTAGTCAGGATAATATAAGTCAGTCCAGGCAGCAAGTATCGTACACGGAAGTCAAGCCAGGGGTTAAAACCAGGAAATCAAAGATCAGAGGAAGGGAATAGGAACAGAGAAAATACAACGCTTAGTTATGCAGATAAACTGGCAAAAATAACTCAGCATGGACAGGTAAAAGTCTTCCTGTGCTTAAGAACAGATAAAACCTGATACTATAGCTCAATCTGTGGGGGTGGTAGAAGAGATTTCATAAAACAAAAAtttataaaattctatttaatttgataaaattctatttaatttcagttcataaaataaatattccaGTTAGTATAAAAAACGTATACAGATGTATACAAGAAGTTAGTGAATAGAGTGAATTagtataaagatatttaaaaagaattaaaattaaGACAGAGCACAATTAATATTAACACAATGCAAACTAAAGCGGCTAAAAATAAACAATGTTAGACTTTTGTTTTGTTAGCTTATAGTAGTAGCTCCATAAGATACACAGCAAGATGTTATACTGCAACACACAATAAGCGGTTATACTGCAACACACAATAAGctgttatactgcaacacacaataagctgttatactgcaacacacaataagctgttatactgcaacacacaataagctgttatactgcaacacacaataagctgttatactgcaacacacaataagctgttatactgcaacacacaATAAAAGCAAATGTGGGGTTAAAAATCCATTGGATTCCTGCTGCTATTTTAAACAGCCTATATGCAAGCAAACTTGGCACTATTGAAAAGCAGTCAAAAGCGATCAAAGTTCTTCATAAAACAAGGATGGAACCGTTTGCAAAAATAATGTTAATAGTAAGCAAAACGTTTTGCGGATgttaaatgaaatatttttatcCAATTTATACAGTTctgatagtttttttcttttgcaagtgGATTCAAATCGGGTGATACTCCTTAGgataatgttataaaatgttatcCCCCGATTTAAATACACTTGCAATAATGTAATCATGGCGCCCTCCGCCTTACCGAACAGGTAAGAAGGCATCCCTGGTACCCCTGGTCCCATGacaatatgatcacatttggtggtgaaattaaCAAGCTCACACACGCACTCGCCACATGAACAAGCGCACGCACTCGCCACATgaacaagtgcacacacacacagacgaaCGTACACTCACCACATGCTCAGACACACACAGGCGAACGTACACTCATGTATGCACATACAAGCATAAAAGCATAAAAGCATGTACCCTCACCACATGCACAAGTttgaacagacacacacacactaacctgaaAAATCACAGGATGGATGATGATGTGCTGCAAAGACCCCAGGAGAGGTTTGGTGCACAGAACGAGGTCTGGGAACCGAGCAGGTGAGCATATCCAGACACATATTAAGTGAGACAATTTCTGCCAAGGGCTAGGGGGGGCTCTAGGGTCTATAGTAAGGTTTAGATGCACAAGATGGGGAGTCATAGCACAATAATGGGGTACATAGCAGGAGGTTTAGGCCTGGGAAATTAGATGACAGAGGTGGTTTGCAGCGTGACATTAAGAAGAGGGAGCCGGGAGCCCACCAtgtggggggagagggagggggggcagaAAGAAGGATTTGAGTTTGCTAGACATGGCAGCGATCTCTGGGTCCTGTGACTCAAAGGACTTCACTAGTCGTGCAAATCTGAGAACTCCTAAAGGAAGAAAAACAAGCAGAAGACATAAAAACTAAGACTCGCATAGCCCAACCTTCCGACTCACCCACCCGACTCGTATACATCCTTCCAACCCCTTCAAACTCCCACACACCCTTCTGACTCACCCTCCCAACTCCCACGCACCTTTTCAACTCACCCTCACAAATCCCACACACCCACCGACTCATTTACATCCTTCCGACTCACCCTCCTAAACCATCCTACCAACTCCCACACAACCTTCGACTCACCCTCTCTACTCCCACTCACCCTCCCAACTTCCAACTCACCCTCCTGACTCCTACACACCCTTCCTACTCCCACTCACTCTCACAACTCCCAAACACCTTTCCAACTCACCCTCCTGACTCCTACACACCCTTCCTACTCCCACTCACTCTCACAACTCCCAAACACCTTTCCAACTCACCCTCCTGACTCCTACACACCCTTCCAACTCACCCTCCCTACTCCCACTCACCCTCCTGACTCCCACACACCCTTCCAATTCACCCTTTTGACTCCCACACACCCTCCCGACTCCCACACGCTCTTCCAACTCACCCTCCTGACTCCCACAAACCCTCCCATAAACACTCCTAATCCCACACACCATTCTAACTCACCCTACCGACACCCACACAACCTTCTAACTCACCCTTCCGATTTCCACCCACCCTTCCAACTCCCACACAACCTTCCAACTCCCGCACACTCTCAAGCTCCTGACTTACCCACCCTCTTGACTCTCACTCACATCTTTACGACTCATGCTAACTCTCCCAAACCATGCTTATCCTCCTGACTGCCACTCAAACTTCCACGGCTCCTGACACATGCTCACTCTCTCCAAACCCCAGTCCTACAACCCTCTGAATTAAAATTATCCTACACACTCACCATCTCGACTCACTCTCTCAACTCGTACTCACCCTCCCCATCAGGGCTGAATCCGTATGTCTGAAGCACTTCTTGCTGGATCTGTACAGCTGTGGGAAGCAGCAGTTGCAATACCTTGCCCAGGTCATTACCACAGTTCTCTCGTGCCTCGTCTAGCCGTGTACTCCCTGCAGGAGACTGGAGAGCATCAAGAACCTCCCCCAGGGCCTCTACAATGAAATCATGGCACCTTTATGAAATAGCACATAGAAAAAGTACAACCTATTAAATGCCTAAAACAAACCAACCTACGTTGGTCCGTCTACTGAGTGACATGATGAGGAGACATAACGAACAGAtacaggacacctaatgctgcaccacaggacAGACATCACCTAGAGacgcaggacacctaatgctgcacaaCACAAGGACAGACATCACCTAGAGacgcaggacacctaatgctgcacaacacaaggacagacataacgtacagacgcaggacacctaatgctgcaccacaggacAGACATCACCTAGAGacgcaggacacctaatgctgcacaacacaaggacagacataacgtacagacgcaggacacctaatgctgcaccacaggaggaggacaggcataacgtacagacacaggacacctaatgctgcacaacacaaggacagacataacgtacagactcatgacacctaatgctgcaccacaggaggacgacagacataacgtacagacacaggacacctaatgctgcaccacaggaggaggacagacataacgtacagacacaggacacctaatgctgcaccacaggaggaggacagacataacgtacagacacaggacacctaatgctgcaccacaggaggaggacaggcataacgtacagacacaggacacctaatgctgcaccacaggaggaggacagacataacgtacagacacaggacacctaatgctgcaccacaggaggaggacagacataacgtacagacacaggacacctaatgctgcaccacaggaggaggacagacataacgtacagacgcaggacacctaatgctgcaccacaggaggaggacagacataacgtacagacgcaggacacctaatg is a genomic window containing:
- the LOC128640336 gene encoding protein C10 is translated as MSSLQRPSQPTQTVSLTLEQVKEALGEVLDALQSPAGSTRLDEARENCGNDLGKVLQLLLPTAVQIQQEVLQTYGFSPDGEGVLRFARLVKSFESQDPEIAAMSSKLKSFFLPPLPLPPHGGLPAPSS